The following proteins are encoded in a genomic region of Deinococcus arcticus:
- a CDS encoding DUF3160 domain-containing protein, protein MRRLTLALLLALPGAALTSVAQAAPSPYTLPVNLSAVKNQELLRSDPEVGTRGLSPAQRAALSRNGFVIAPATWAHFDGVYEATRYLNQPVFVTTDSMLHAYHLVFSKLLRDLERESLSPALRRMTALLIADARRQFTALKGTALEGDARRALAYLAVAQELIDPATTPPAEVAALVNQELKLITAHAGRATSPIFAATELEEDYSQYVPRGHYTRSEPLKRYFRTMMWLGRMNLRVQSPGETRVAALLTTLVSGNPEAQKLWARVYDPTALLIGRSDDLDYRQYAAALKAATGGQVRRLSDPAVLRTFQAALARLPAPQVNSLFVEARPGEGREVRERETLGFRLMGQRFTLDGAAFQRLVYREVGTQGQERWLPRGLDLLAALGSDAALNELRRMGEDRYANYLPQMTRVRAGFAALKEADWTANVYSGWLYALQPLARPGPRDARYPAFMRTAAWTRKEMLTALGSWTELRHDTILYAKQTMAEMGGIEEPQPARGYVEPNAAVWTRLLTLEALTRRVLAGQGVLSARTRQNLDELRSMLTFLNMATTRQLAGQALSADDYERLHLYGGWLEQMKLASADPQDGENASQFDENDMAAVVADVATGNGRALEEATGFIHELYAVVPDGRGGLQVARGGVYSQYEFTVPAGGRLTNEAWRAQLRSGKVPPTHPWLSGIVVK, encoded by the coding sequence ATGCGCCGCCTGACCCTCGCCCTGCTGCTGGCCCTGCCCGGCGCGGCCCTGACCTCTGTGGCCCAGGCCGCCCCCAGTCCCTACACCCTGCCCGTGAATCTCTCGGCTGTGAAGAACCAGGAACTGCTGCGTTCGGACCCCGAGGTGGGCACCCGGGGCCTGAGCCCCGCCCAGCGCGCGGCCCTGAGCAGGAACGGCTTTGTGATCGCCCCCGCCACCTGGGCGCACTTTGACGGAGTGTACGAGGCCACGCGCTACCTGAACCAGCCGGTGTTCGTGACCACCGATTCCATGCTGCACGCCTACCATCTGGTGTTCAGCAAGCTGCTGCGCGACCTGGAACGCGAATCCCTCTCGCCCGCCCTGCGGCGCATGACGGCGCTGCTGATCGCGGACGCCCGGCGCCAGTTCACGGCCCTGAAGGGCACGGCGCTCGAAGGCGACGCCCGCCGCGCCCTGGCGTACCTGGCAGTGGCCCAGGAACTCATTGACCCGGCCACCACCCCCCCAGCCGAGGTGGCGGCCCTGGTGAACCAGGAACTGAAACTGATCACGGCGCACGCGGGCCGGGCGACCTCGCCCATCTTTGCGGCCACCGAGCTGGAAGAGGATTACTCTCAATACGTGCCGCGCGGCCACTACACCCGCAGTGAGCCCCTGAAGCGCTACTTCCGCACCATGATGTGGCTGGGCCGGATGAACCTGCGGGTGCAGAGCCCCGGCGAGACCCGCGTGGCCGCGCTGCTGACCACCCTGGTGAGCGGCAATCCCGAGGCCCAGAAGCTCTGGGCGCGCGTGTATGACCCCACCGCCCTGCTGATTGGCCGCAGCGACGACCTGGATTACCGCCAGTACGCCGCCGCCCTGAAAGCTGCCACGGGCGGGCAGGTGCGCCGCCTATCAGACCCGGCCGTGCTGAGAACCTTCCAGGCAGCGCTGGCCCGGCTGCCCGCCCCGCAGGTGAACAGCCTGTTCGTGGAGGCCCGGCCCGGCGAGGGCCGCGAGGTGCGCGAGCGCGAGACCCTGGGTTTCCGCCTGATGGGCCAGCGCTTTACCCTGGACGGCGCGGCCTTTCAGCGGCTGGTGTACCGCGAGGTGGGCACGCAGGGCCAGGAGCGCTGGTTGCCGCGTGGCCTGGACCTGCTGGCGGCCCTGGGCAGCGACGCCGCGCTGAATGAACTGCGCCGCATGGGCGAGGACCGCTACGCCAACTACCTTCCGCAGATGACCAGGGTGCGCGCGGGCTTTGCCGCCCTGAAGGAGGCCGACTGGACCGCCAATGTGTACAGCGGCTGGCTGTACGCCCTGCAACCGCTGGCCCGGCCCGGGCCGCGCGACGCCCGCTATCCGGCGTTCATGCGCACGGCCGCCTGGACCCGCAAGGAGATGCTGACCGCCCTGGGGTCGTGGACCGAACTGCGCCACGACACCATTCTGTACGCCAAGCAGACCATGGCGGAGATGGGCGGCATTGAGGAGCCGCAGCCCGCGCGTGGCTACGTGGAGCCCAACGCCGCAGTCTGGACGCGGCTGCTGACCCTGGAGGCGCTGACGCGCCGGGTGCTGGCCGGCCAGGGCGTGCTGTCGGCGCGCACCCGGCAGAACCTGGACGAGCTGCGCTCCATGCTGACCTTCCTGAACATGGCGACCACCCGGCAGCTGGCCGGGCAGGCCCTGAGCGCCGACGATTACGAGCGCCTGCACCTGTACGGCGGCTGGCTGGAGCAGATGAAGCTGGCCAGCGCCGACCCTCAGGACGGCGAGAACGCCAGCCAGTTCGACGAGAACGACATGGCGGCCGTGGTGGCCGATGTGGCCACGGGAAACGGCCGGGCGCTGGAAGAGGCCACCGGCTTTATCCACGAGCTGTACGCCGTGGTGCCCGACGGGCGGGGCGGCCTGCAGGTGGCGCGCGGCGGCGTGTACAGCCAGTACGAATTCACCGTGCCCGCCGGGGGCCGCCTGACCAACGAGGCGTGGCGAGCGCAGCTGCGCAGCGGCAAGGTGCCGCCCACCCACCCGTGGCTGAGCGGCATCGTGGTGAAGTGA
- a CDS encoding CapA family protein, which translates to MKRHALWTAGAGLLLLALGALLVSGGRDRAPGGPVLALAGDVSLARGVASANADHWPGALAALAPALRADLTAANLESPLTDAARATPGIDLRAPRAAALALAPFTHLGVENNHARDGGPAGQAQSQATLRASGLTPISRTPTLARVGGERVAFVAYLDAGHTPLPLAAIRQAAARGARVVVLPHWGEEYGLTTARQRAQARALVAAGATVVAGSGPHVLQGHEVLPGPRGPALVLYSLGNLLFDQSLPAARLGAVVRLPLGQVQRACAVATRIRAGRAQPATGEARRTALRRLGLPPC; encoded by the coding sequence GTGAAGCGACATGCCCTCTGGACCGCCGGGGCCGGCCTGCTGCTGCTTGCGCTGGGCGCCCTGCTGGTGTCCGGGGGCCGGGACCGCGCCCCCGGTGGCCCGGTGCTGGCCCTGGCGGGCGACGTGAGTCTGGCGCGCGGGGTGGCCAGTGCGAACGCCGACCACTGGCCCGGCGCCCTGGCGGCCCTGGCCCCGGCCCTGCGCGCCGACCTTACGGCAGCCAATCTGGAATCCCCCCTGACCGACGCCGCGCGGGCCACCCCGGGTATTGATCTGCGGGCGCCACGTGCCGCCGCCCTTGCCCTGGCTCCCTTCACGCACCTGGGCGTGGAGAACAACCACGCGCGTGACGGGGGCCCGGCCGGGCAGGCGCAGTCGCAGGCGACCCTGCGCGCCTCGGGCCTTACGCCCATCAGCCGCACCCCCACCCTGGCCCGGGTGGGCGGTGAACGCGTGGCCTTTGTGGCGTATCTGGATGCTGGCCACACGCCGCTCCCCCTGGCGGCCATCCGGCAGGCGGCGGCCCGGGGCGCCCGGGTGGTGGTGCTGCCCCACTGGGGCGAGGAATACGGCCTGACCACCGCCCGGCAGCGGGCCCAGGCCCGCGCCCTGGTGGCGGCCGGGGCCACGGTGGTGGCGGGCAGCGGGCCCCATGTGCTGCAGGGCCACGAGGTACTGCCTGGGCCCCGGGGTCCGGCGCTGGTGCTCTACTCCCTGGGCAACCTGCTGTTCGACCAGTCCCTGCCCGCCGCCCGGCTGGGTGCCGTGGTGCGCCTTCCGCTGGGGCAGGTGCAGCGGGCCTGCGCCGTGGCCACCCGCATCCGTGCCGGGCGCGCGCAGCCAGCCACCGGCGAGGCGAGGCGCACCGCCCTGCGCCGCCTGGGGCTGCCCCCATGCTGA
- a CDS encoding RtcB family protein: MNGKHLVKLGLEKKAIALAQTAAAAREKAGLERDEILSELRAVQANPDAYLAGGVYAELAAELAAQQAKRDAQKGAELRPAPLPYPVWGEDLIEAGARTQMDVAMRLPVSRAGALMPDAHVGYGLPIGGVLATENAVIPYGVGVDIGCSMMLSVLPLPPQGLHAEDGKALLLKHTRFGAGVAFDKRERADHEVLHEDTWREQALLRHLYDKAATQIGTSGSGNHFVEFGTFSLPQPDLGLEAGEYLAVLSHSGSRGFGAQVAGHFTALAERLHPGLAPEAKKLAWLPLDQEEGQAYWQAMNLAGRYALANHDLIHARLARALNVQPLAQVRNSHNLAWKQMVGEQELIVHRKGATPAEAGQLGLIPGSMADPGYVVRGRGNAQALGSASHGAGRVLGRKAAERTLVKKDVQAYLHERGVTLLGGGIDEAPQAYKRIEEVIGRQRDLVDVLGTFQPRIVRMDTGSEDV, from the coding sequence ATGAACGGCAAACACCTTGTGAAACTTGGCCTGGAGAAAAAAGCCATCGCCCTGGCGCAGACCGCCGCCGCCGCCCGCGAGAAAGCGGGCCTGGAACGCGACGAGATTCTCTCGGAACTGCGTGCGGTGCAGGCCAACCCCGACGCCTACCTGGCCGGCGGCGTGTACGCCGAGCTGGCCGCCGAACTGGCCGCCCAGCAGGCCAAACGTGATGCCCAGAAGGGCGCCGAACTGCGCCCCGCGCCTCTGCCCTACCCGGTATGGGGCGAGGACCTGATTGAAGCGGGCGCCCGCACCCAGATGGACGTGGCCATGCGCCTGCCGGTCAGCCGCGCGGGTGCCCTGATGCCCGACGCCCACGTGGGGTACGGACTGCCCATCGGCGGCGTGCTGGCCACCGAGAACGCGGTGATTCCCTACGGCGTGGGCGTGGACATCGGCTGCTCCATGATGCTGAGCGTGCTGCCCCTGCCCCCCCAGGGCCTGCACGCCGAGGACGGCAAGGCGCTCCTGCTCAAGCACACCCGCTTTGGGGCGGGCGTGGCCTTTGACAAGCGCGAGCGCGCCGACCACGAGGTGCTGCACGAGGACACCTGGCGCGAGCAGGCCCTGCTGCGCCACCTGTATGACAAGGCGGCCACCCAGATTGGCACCTCGGGCAGTGGCAACCATTTCGTGGAATTCGGCACCTTCAGCCTGCCGCAGCCGGACCTGGGCCTGGAAGCCGGCGAGTATCTGGCGGTGCTGTCGCACAGCGGCAGCCGGGGCTTTGGCGCGCAGGTGGCCGGGCACTTCACGGCGCTGGCCGAGCGCCTGCACCCTGGCCTGGCCCCCGAGGCCAAGAAGCTGGCGTGGCTGCCCCTGGACCAGGAAGAGGGCCAGGCCTACTGGCAGGCCATGAATCTGGCCGGGCGCTACGCGCTGGCCAACCACGACCTCATTCACGCCCGGCTGGCCCGCGCCCTGAATGTGCAGCCGCTGGCGCAGGTGCGCAACAGCCACAACCTCGCCTGGAAGCAGATGGTGGGCGAGCAGGAGCTGATTGTGCACCGCAAGGGCGCGACCCCCGCCGAGGCCGGGCAGCTGGGCCTGATTCCCGGCAGCATGGCCGACCCCGGGTACGTGGTGCGCGGCCGGGGCAACGCGCAGGCCCTGGGCAGCGCCAGCCACGGCGCCGGGCGCGTGCTGGGCCGCAAGGCCGCCGAGCGCACCCTGGTCAAGAAAGACGTGCAGGCGTACCTGCACGAGCGCGGCGTGACCCTGCTGGGCGGCGGCATTGACGAGGCCCCCCAGGCCTACAAACGCATTGAAGAGGTGATTGGCCGGCAACGCGATCTGGTGGACGTGCTGGGCACTTTCCAGCCCCGCATCGTGCGGATGGACACGGGCAGCGAAGACGTGTAG
- a CDS encoding sugar ABC transporter substrate-binding protein: MNRLLTLSLLALSTPASAATLTVWSHFTDTAEVAWLKAQTASYTRLSGNQVKIVNVPLDKMADQLIATAKKGKGPDLIVTLPQDRFGQLVTAGVLEPMDAYVARRGEFDRTTLTALTYRGKLYGLPMFAESVALVYNKKLVPVAPTSWNEFIRVAQKNTGGGKYGFLTDLSNAYMQYGLISAYGGYVFKNNSGTLDVGDIGLANAGAARALSLMNDLRFKYKLVPEGMTGDKAKAAFLKGDAAMIVTGPWDMGDIKKAGINYGITALPTPPGAPNPWSPFVGVQGIVMNAYSTNKAAAAEFARGMVTGVAQLSFNQAGGRIPVNVNVRRNLAANPIVNGFGRVITTGTPMPNVAEMGQVWTPWSEAIAEGVKKPGANASALLTKAVQTMKKNIK; encoded by the coding sequence ATGAACCGACTGCTGACCCTGAGCCTGCTGGCCCTGTCCACCCCCGCTTCGGCCGCCACCCTGACGGTCTGGAGCCACTTCACTGACACCGCCGAGGTGGCGTGGCTGAAGGCCCAGACGGCCAGTTACACCCGCCTGAGTGGCAATCAGGTCAAGATCGTGAATGTGCCGCTGGACAAGATGGCCGACCAGCTGATTGCCACTGCCAAGAAGGGCAAGGGCCCCGACCTGATCGTGACGCTGCCCCAGGACCGCTTTGGGCAGCTGGTCACGGCGGGCGTGCTGGAACCCATGGACGCCTACGTGGCGCGCCGGGGCGAGTTTGACCGCACCACCCTGACCGCCCTGACGTACCGGGGCAAGCTGTACGGCCTGCCCATGTTCGCGGAGTCCGTGGCGCTGGTGTACAACAAGAAACTGGTGCCCGTGGCCCCCACCAGCTGGAACGAATTTATCCGTGTGGCCCAGAAGAACACGGGCGGCGGAAAGTACGGCTTCCTGACCGACCTGAGCAACGCCTATATGCAGTACGGCCTGATCAGCGCCTACGGCGGCTACGTGTTCAAGAACAACAGCGGCACCCTGGACGTTGGGGACATCGGCCTGGCCAATGCCGGCGCCGCCCGCGCCCTGAGCCTGATGAACGACCTGCGCTTCAAGTACAAGCTGGTGCCCGAAGGCATGACCGGCGACAAGGCCAAGGCCGCTTTCCTGAAGGGTGACGCCGCCATGATCGTGACCGGGCCCTGGGACATGGGCGACATCAAGAAGGCCGGCATCAACTACGGCATCACGGCCCTGCCCACCCCTCCCGGGGCCCCCAACCCCTGGAGCCCCTTTGTGGGCGTGCAGGGGATCGTGATGAACGCCTACAGCACCAACAAGGCGGCGGCCGCCGAATTCGCACGCGGCATGGTGACCGGCGTGGCGCAGCTCTCCTTTAATCAGGCTGGCGGGCGCATTCCGGTGAACGTGAACGTGCGGCGCAACCTCGCGGCCAACCCGATTGTGAATGGCTTCGGGCGCGTGATCACCACCGGCACGCCCATGCCCAACGTGGCGGAAATGGGTCAGGTCTGGACCCCCTGGAGCGAGGCCATTGCCGAGGGCGTCAAGAAACCCGGCGCCAACGCTTCGGCACTGCTGACCAAGGCCGTGCAGACCATGAAGAAGAACATCAAGTAA
- a CDS encoding HAD-IA family hydrolase: MTALRAVIFDFDGTIFDTETPEFQHWQALYRRHGRELQLQDWQRGIGTWDAFDPWAGLPHHVQARREAVHGELRESVHAALAEADVRPGVRAVLDEVRERGLALALATSSDRAWVTRWLSHHGLLQHFSALATRDDVRRVKPDPELYLLAARELGLDPAACLAVEDSLNGATAAVAAGMAVVVVPNEVTRTQPFPPAWPRLEGYEGGLAALLQVAGKN; the protein is encoded by the coding sequence ATGACCGCACTGCGCGCCGTGATCTTCGACTTCGACGGCACCATCTTTGATACCGAGACGCCTGAATTTCAGCACTGGCAGGCCCTGTACCGCCGCCACGGGCGCGAACTGCAGTTGCAGGACTGGCAGCGCGGGATTGGCACCTGGGACGCCTTTGATCCCTGGGCGGGCCTGCCCCACCACGTGCAGGCGCGGCGCGAGGCCGTCCACGGGGAGCTGCGCGAGTCGGTGCACGCCGCCCTGGCCGAGGCCGATGTGCGCCCCGGCGTGCGCGCGGTGCTGGACGAGGTACGCGAGCGGGGGCTGGCGCTGGCGCTGGCCACCAGCAGCGACCGGGCCTGGGTGACGCGCTGGCTCTCGCACCACGGCCTGCTGCAGCACTTCAGCGCTCTGGCTACCCGCGACGACGTGCGCCGGGTCAAGCCGGACCCCGAACTGTACCTGCTGGCGGCGCGCGAGCTGGGCCTGGACCCCGCCGCCTGCCTGGCCGTAGAAGACAGCCTCAATGGCGCCACGGCGGCGGTGGCGGCAGGCATGGCCGTGGTGGTGGTGCCCAACGAGGTTACCCGAACCCAGCCTTTTCCCCCGGCGTGGCCGCGCCTGGAGGGCTACGAGGGTGGGCTGGCCGCGCTGCTGCAGGTGGCGGGGAAGAACTAA
- a CDS encoding DedA family protein encodes MADWVQNLMDSMGYVGILLLMILENIFPPIPSELIMPSAGFAASRGDLNLPLVILVGTAGSVLGTLPLYYLGRAFGEEKLVAWADKYGKWLTLSGKDIRKADDWFDRHGTKAVLFGRLVPGIRSLLSLPAGMSEMPMAKFLIYSSIGSAVWASILAGAGYLLGENYDRVEQYVGPASKVILAVVVVAAVVWFVRRKKAQGQG; translated from the coding sequence ATGGCCGACTGGGTGCAGAACCTGATGGACAGCATGGGCTACGTGGGCATCCTGCTGCTGATGATCCTGGAAAACATTTTTCCGCCCATTCCCAGCGAGCTGATCATGCCGTCGGCGGGCTTTGCGGCTTCACGCGGGGACCTGAACCTGCCCCTGGTGATTCTGGTGGGCACGGCTGGCAGCGTGCTGGGCACCCTGCCGCTGTATTACCTGGGCCGGGCTTTTGGCGAGGAAAAGCTGGTGGCCTGGGCCGACAAATACGGCAAGTGGCTGACCCTGAGCGGCAAGGACATCCGCAAGGCCGACGACTGGTTTGACCGGCACGGTACCAAGGCGGTGCTGTTCGGCCGGCTGGTGCCGGGCATCCGCAGCCTGCTCAGCCTGCCGGCCGGCATGAGCGAGATGCCCATGGCCAAATTCCTGATCTATAGCAGCATCGGCTCGGCGGTGTGGGCGTCCATCCTGGCGGGCGCCGGCTACCTGCTGGGCGAAAACTACGACCGTGTGGAGCAGTACGTGGGCCCCGCCAGCAAGGTCATTCTGGCTGTGGTGGTGGTGGCCGCCGTGGTGTGGTTCGTGCGGCGCAAAAAGGCCCAGGGGCAGGGATAG
- a CDS encoding MMPL family transporter → MMTLGRVVSRHPWLTLLAWGLAALLSLPFAARAPAALNADPAGGLTDAEATRVTALLRDRFGERDTNTAILVTRSQPPLGTPAGRAAYERLVEGLRAVEGVSRVVPAQAGGPLPTQDAGGTLALTLAQIPLEDGATETLARVRAYAAGVDSAALDVRVTGGQAIADDFTFFAEQDTKRSELTALPLIAGLLLLVFGALVATALPLAVGLLSISVAMATLYGLTHVMQVSTFAQSVITMLGLGAGIDYALLMVNRFREELRRDPDPRRAAERTVQTAGRSVAFSGLTVAIAMAGLILPPIAFVRSIGIGGVLAVLLTVLASLTVLPALLALLGERVNSPRILKFTWAQSGAASAAWTAFARRVTARPWAAVLGSSALLLLLAAPALTMRTGYAGAWGLSPGVESRDALKDVEALGAGGLLSQFEVVLDLQGQRYGPEDRARFQALVEKLRALPGVKGVLSPFVTPADLASAGGNDSGGLAALSVLTRRSFSEDRTLLRVTVVPGRNLPAAEIPSFERQLRQTLQASGYPYLLGGAPIGGEEFSRAITGALPAVIAAVFAGTFLLLMVAFRSLLIPLKSILMNALTVAAAAGVVTLVVQHGVLAGPLGIPADVGVLDASLPVLLFAVMFGLSMDYEIFLLSRVQEEHLRGASNDEAVVLAVGHTARIITSAAIIMFIVFAAFVFGRVVASKSIGLGLAVAVVLDATLVRLVLVPAFLKLAGRWNWWLPAWLERRLPRIRLEH, encoded by the coding sequence ATGATGACCCTGGGGCGTGTGGTGTCGCGGCATCCGTGGCTGACCCTGCTGGCGTGGGGGCTGGCCGCGCTGCTGAGCCTGCCGTTTGCGGCCCGCGCGCCGGCCGCCCTGAACGCCGATCCGGCGGGCGGCCTGACCGACGCCGAGGCCACGCGCGTGACTGCCCTGCTGCGCGACCGTTTTGGAGAGCGCGACACGAATACGGCGATTCTGGTCACCCGCAGCCAGCCGCCCCTGGGCACGCCGGCAGGGCGCGCCGCCTACGAGCGGTTGGTCGAGGGGCTCCGGGCGGTGGAGGGCGTCAGCCGCGTGGTGCCCGCCCAGGCCGGTGGCCCGCTGCCCACCCAGGACGCGGGCGGCACCCTGGCCCTGACGCTGGCCCAGATTCCGCTGGAAGACGGCGCCACCGAAACCCTGGCGCGGGTGCGGGCCTACGCAGCAGGTGTGGACAGCGCGGCGCTGGACGTGCGGGTGACCGGGGGGCAGGCCATTGCCGACGACTTCACCTTCTTTGCCGAGCAGGACACCAAGCGCAGTGAACTGACCGCCCTGCCGCTGATTGCCGGGCTGCTGCTGCTGGTCTTCGGCGCGCTGGTGGCCACGGCGCTGCCGCTGGCGGTGGGGCTGCTGAGCATCAGCGTGGCGATGGCCACCCTGTACGGCCTGACCCATGTGATGCAGGTGAGTACCTTTGCCCAGAGCGTGATTACCATGCTGGGCCTGGGCGCGGGCATTGATTACGCCCTGCTGATGGTCAACCGCTTCCGCGAGGAATTGCGCCGCGACCCTGACCCCCGGCGCGCCGCCGAACGCACGGTGCAGACCGCCGGGCGCAGCGTGGCCTTTAGCGGCCTGACGGTGGCGATTGCCATGGCGGGGCTGATTCTGCCGCCCATCGCCTTTGTGCGCTCCATTGGCATTGGGGGGGTGCTGGCGGTGCTGCTGACGGTGCTGGCCAGCCTGACGGTGCTGCCTGCCCTGCTGGCCCTGCTGGGCGAACGGGTGAACAGTCCGCGCATCCTCAAGTTCACCTGGGCCCAGAGTGGTGCGGCGTCGGCGGCCTGGACCGCGTTTGCCCGGCGGGTCACGGCCCGGCCCTGGGCAGCGGTGCTGGGGTCGTCGGCGCTGCTGCTGCTGCTGGCCGCCCCGGCCCTGACCATGCGCACCGGCTACGCGGGGGCCTGGGGCCTGAGCCCGGGCGTGGAAAGCCGCGACGCCCTGAAAGACGTGGAAGCCCTGGGGGCCGGCGGCCTGCTCAGCCAGTTCGAGGTGGTGCTGGATCTGCAGGGCCAGCGCTACGGCCCCGAAGACCGCGCGAGGTTTCAGGCGCTGGTCGAGAAGCTGCGGGCCCTGCCCGGGGTGAAGGGCGTGCTGAGCCCCTTTGTAACCCCCGCCGATCTGGCCAGCGCAGGCGGCAACGACTCAGGGGGACTGGCGGCCCTGAGCGTGCTCACGCGGCGCTCGTTCAGTGAGGACCGCACCCTGCTGCGCGTGACTGTGGTGCCCGGGCGTAACCTGCCTGCCGCCGAGATTCCCTCCTTCGAGCGGCAGCTGCGCCAGACCCTGCAGGCCAGCGGGTACCCGTACCTGCTGGGCGGGGCCCCCATTGGCGGCGAGGAATTCAGCCGGGCCATCACCGGGGCGCTGCCGGCCGTGATTGCCGCCGTGTTTGCAGGCACCTTCCTGCTGCTGATGGTGGCCTTTCGCAGCCTGCTCATTCCCCTCAAAAGCATCCTGATGAACGCCCTGACGGTGGCCGCCGCCGCCGGAGTGGTGACCCTGGTGGTGCAGCACGGTGTTCTGGCCGGTCCCCTGGGCATTCCCGCCGATGTGGGCGTGCTGGACGCCAGCCTGCCAGTGCTGCTGTTTGCCGTGATGTTCGGCCTGAGCATGGACTACGAGATCTTCCTGCTTTCCCGGGTGCAGGAAGAACACCTGCGCGGCGCCAGCAACGACGAGGCCGTGGTGCTGGCTGTGGGTCACACCGCCCGCATCATCACCAGCGCGGCCATCATCATGTTTATCGTCTTTGCGGCCTTTGTGTTTGGCCGTGTGGTCGCCAGCAAGAGCATTGGCCTGGGACTGGCCGTGGCCGTGGTGCTGGACGCCACCCTGGTGCGCCTGGTGCTGGTCCCGGCGTTTCTCAAGCTGGCCGGGCGCTGGAACTGGTGGCTGCCCGCGTGGCTGGAGCGGCGGTTGCCGCGCATCCGGCTGGAGCATTAG
- a CDS encoding helix-turn-helix domain-containing protein, translating into MTTDEVLTLEELAAFLKVSETTAYALVRGGEVPGRKVGREWRFLKARVVDWLMRAGTEGDDMDKTGFVQRDELGGEFKQEGGQEYVALWLPITREEKAAQLDKAAREGVNVSELVANYLREWVRA; encoded by the coding sequence ATGACCACGGACGAGGTATTGACGCTCGAAGAACTCGCCGCCTTTCTCAAGGTGAGCGAAACGACGGCCTACGCGCTGGTGCGCGGCGGCGAGGTGCCCGGGCGCAAGGTCGGGCGGGAATGGCGCTTTCTGAAAGCGCGCGTGGTGGACTGGCTGATGCGGGCCGGCACCGAGGGAGACGACATGGACAAGACGGGTTTTGTGCAGCGCGACGAGTTGGGCGGCGAGTTCAAGCAGGAGGGTGGGCAGGAATATGTGGCGCTGTGGCTGCCCATCACCCGTGAGGAGAAGGCTGCGCAACTGGATAAGGCGGCGCGCGAGGGCGTGAATGTCAGCGAACTGGTGGCCAACTACCTGCGCGAGTGGGTCCGGGCGTAA
- a CDS encoding APH(3') family aminoglycoside O-phosphotransferase: MTREARLILPDALRRVLPAARWERLEGGQSGAQVWRSTRHVVKVQPRGQGAPSLQQERERLRWFAGRLPVPAVLGFEVTPEAEYLAMARLSGIPMSHPDALLHPERVVGLLARALRELHALPVRDCPFTATLAVTLPLARERVQAGQVDESDFDEERQGRSAVSVFNELVRTRPAHEDLVVTHGDATLDNLIVSGEYVEGLIDLGRAGIADRHADLALAHRSVRADLGEVYAGMFLDLYGRALVDAGKLAYYTLLDELF, from the coding sequence GTGACGCGTGAGGCCCGACTGATTCTGCCCGACGCCCTGCGGCGCGTGCTGCCCGCTGCCCGCTGGGAGCGGCTGGAAGGTGGCCAGAGCGGCGCGCAGGTGTGGCGCTCCACGCGGCACGTGGTCAAGGTGCAGCCCCGGGGACAGGGGGCCCCCAGCCTGCAGCAGGAGCGCGAACGCCTGCGCTGGTTTGCCGGGCGCCTGCCGGTGCCCGCTGTGCTGGGTTTCGAGGTGACCCCGGAGGCCGAGTACCTGGCCATGGCGCGCCTGAGCGGCATTCCCATGAGCCACCCCGACGCCCTGCTGCACCCGGAGCGGGTGGTGGGCCTGCTGGCACGCGCCCTGCGCGAACTGCACGCCCTGCCGGTGCGCGACTGCCCGTTCACCGCCACCCTGGCCGTTACGCTGCCCCTGGCCCGCGAGCGCGTGCAGGCCGGGCAGGTGGATGAGAGCGATTTTGACGAGGAGCGCCAGGGCCGGAGCGCCGTGAGCGTGTTCAATGAGCTAGTCCGCACCCGCCCCGCCCACGAGGATCTGGTGGTGACCCACGGCGACGCCACCCTGGACAACCTGATCGTCAGCGGGGAATACGTGGAGGGCCTGATTGACCTGGGCCGCGCCGGCATTGCCGACCGCCACGCCGACCTGGCCCTGGCGCACCGCAGCGTGCGGGCCGACCTGGGCGAGGTCTACGCTGGCATGTTTCTCGACCTGTATGGCCGCGCCCTGGTGGACGCGGGCAAACTGGCCTATTACACGCTGCTGGACGAGCTGTTTTAG